From one Comamonas piscis genomic stretch:
- a CDS encoding GTP-binding protein has protein sequence MNQESGGAGPHKMPRIALCGPMGIGKTTAVRSLCGSLMSSSDVRNLDLAAHSKELTTVGTEFGEIDLGGGDVVQICGCPGQERFSFVRQWVLSVSMGVFIMTDVNTPGSLAETNHILDEIRQLPQPPVTLVLSARAATTEQIETFAQGVYSAGHGVIPILEADPRDRGQLLDAMSVLVSMLSLQSENS, from the coding sequence ATGAACCAAGAATCAGGCGGAGCAGGGCCGCACAAGATGCCACGCATAGCGCTGTGTGGGCCAATGGGTATTGGCAAGACGACGGCCGTGCGTTCGCTCTGCGGCTCGCTGATGTCCAGCTCCGATGTCCGTAACCTGGATCTGGCGGCCCACAGCAAGGAGCTCACCACGGTGGGTACCGAGTTCGGCGAGATCGATCTGGGCGGCGGTGATGTCGTGCAGATCTGCGGCTGCCCGGGCCAGGAGCGCTTCAGCTTTGTGCGGCAGTGGGTGCTGTCGGTGTCGATGGGCGTTTTCATCATGACCGATGTGAACACGCCAGGCAGTCTGGCTGAGACCAACCATATCCTCGATGAAATCCGGCAACTGCCCCAGCCGCCTGTCACGCTGGTGCTGAGCGCACGCGCTGCAACAACAGAACAAATTGAAACATTCGCCCAAGGCGTGTATTCTGCTGGCCATGGGGTGATTCCCATTCTGGAAGCGGACCCGCGCGACCGTGGGCAGCTGCTGGATGCGATGAGCGTACTAGTTTCCATGCTGTCTCTGCAAAGCGAGAATTCATGA
- a CDS encoding AEC family transporter: protein MLSVFQVTFPFFALVLCGFVATRRGIFPLPAIAGVNAFVLYFALPCMLFKAGSSLPFAQLMNLPILLLYVLCQLLLVAGCVAASHLRGRDWNNSAFGALVTAFPNTGFMGLPLLVALLGHAAAGPAIVTMLVDMVFTTSLCLALSRMDGAAGNAGAALRKALKGVVTNPMPWAILLGALASYMEWSLPQALDQTAGLLASAATPVALFAVGAVLARSKMVEEEYAAPASYVPLALVKLFVHPLLVLGLGHAAIAAGLPIDRFALLVVALVAALPSASNVTLLAGRYGAHNGRIAHIILVSTALAFVSFSAAVTWLV from the coding sequence GTGCTGTCCGTCTTTCAAGTCACCTTTCCGTTTTTTGCGCTGGTTCTGTGCGGCTTTGTGGCCACACGGCGCGGCATTTTCCCGCTGCCGGCGATTGCGGGCGTGAATGCCTTTGTGCTGTATTTCGCGCTCCCCTGCATGCTGTTCAAAGCCGGCTCGTCGCTGCCCTTTGCGCAGCTGATGAACCTGCCGATCTTGCTGCTGTATGTGCTGTGCCAGTTGCTGCTGGTGGCTGGCTGCGTGGCGGCCTCGCACCTGCGCGGCAGGGACTGGAACAACAGCGCCTTCGGCGCGCTGGTCACGGCCTTCCCCAACACCGGGTTCATGGGCTTGCCGCTGTTGGTGGCGCTGCTGGGCCATGCAGCGGCGGGCCCCGCCATCGTCACCATGCTGGTGGACATGGTGTTCACCACCTCGCTGTGCCTGGCGCTGTCGCGCATGGATGGGGCCGCAGGCAATGCCGGGGCGGCGTTGCGCAAGGCGCTCAAGGGGGTGGTCACCAATCCCATGCCCTGGGCTATCTTGCTGGGCGCGCTGGCCTCGTACATGGAGTGGAGCTTGCCCCAGGCGCTGGACCAGACGGCTGGCCTGCTGGCCAGTGCCGCCACCCCGGTGGCGCTGTTTGCCGTGGGTGCCGTGCTGGCCCGATCCAAGATGGTGGAGGAGGAGTACGCCGCCCCCGCCAGCTATGTGCCGCTGGCACTGGTCAAACTTTTTGTGCATCCGCTCCTGGTGCTGGGTTTGGGCCATGCCGCCATCGCCGCCGGCCTGCCGATCGACCGGTTCGCGCTCTTGGTGGTGGCCTTGGTCGCTGCGCTGCCGAGCGCCAGCAATGTGACCTTGCTGGCCGGCCGCTATGGTGCGCACAACGGCCGCATTGCGCACATCATCCTCGTTAGCACGGCGCTGGCCTTTGTGAGCTTTTCTGCGGCGGTGACCTGGCTGGTTTAA
- a CDS encoding roadblock/LC7 domain-containing protein, whose protein sequence is MTASQPLIPAQVVKAGQQALDKLIGPVDGVRVALLSTPDGFEIASLRTNSELQLNRLSAMAGSLMAMARAVGREINHTGCKRLTFETESGVVVFQSVTSEFPCILCMVLDTNAILGRVLWAAAEVGAEMNKV, encoded by the coding sequence ATGACTGCATCACAACCTCTGATCCCTGCCCAGGTCGTCAAGGCAGGCCAGCAGGCACTTGATAAGCTTATTGGTCCTGTCGATGGTGTGCGCGTTGCCTTGCTCAGCACCCCCGATGGATTTGAAATTGCGTCCTTGCGCACGAACAGCGAGTTGCAGCTCAACCGCCTGTCGGCGATGGCGGGCTCCTTGATGGCCATGGCACGTGCGGTGGGTCGGGAGATCAACCACACCGGCTGCAAGCGCCTGACCTTCGAGACCGAGAGCGGCGTCGTGGTGTTCCAGTCGGTGACGTCCGAGTTTCCTTGCATTTTGTGCATGGTGCTCGATACCAATGCGATCCTCGGCCGCGTGCTGTGGGCGGCGGCCGAAGTGGGCGCCGAAATGAATAAAGTCTGA